Genomic DNA from Longimicrobiales bacterium:
TCATCCAGTTCTATTTCGGGCTGCCGATCGCGATGGTGGTACTCGGCGTGACTATCGTGCCGTTCCTGCACGGCGCGCGCGTCTTCACCGCGTACGAGTATCTGGAGCGACGTTTCAATCCGGCGACGCGGTCGCTCGTCAGCTTTCTGTTCCTGTGCTCGCGCGGTGCGTCATGCGGCGTCATCATCGCCGCACCGGCCGTGGTGTTCTCGGCCGTGTTCGGCTGGAGCCTGCCGTATGCGGTCGCACTGATCGGCATCCCGACTGTGCTCTATACGATGATCGGCGGCGTGCAGGCCGTGACGTGGGCGGATGTCAAGCAGATGGTGCTCATCGTTTTTTCGCTGCTCGCGATCGTAATCGTGCTGCTGGTGCAGCTCCCGGTGCCGCCCGGCGAGGCGCTGAGCATTGCGGGCGCGACCGGGCGCCTGCGCACGTTCGACTTCTCGTTCAACCTCACGGAGACCTACACGTTCTGGTCCGGCATCATCGGCGGATTCTTCCTGATGCTGTCGTACTTCGGCACCGACCAGAGCCAGGTGCAGCGCTACCTGACAGCCCGCTCCGTCCCCGAGGCGCGCACGTCGCTCCTCATGAGCGCATACTGGAAGATCCCGCTCCAGGCCCTCGTCCTGATGATCGGCGTGCTCATCTTCGTGTTCTACCTGTTCCAGGCCCCGCCGCTCCTGTTCAATCCCGCACACCAATCCGCGGTGCGCGCGGAGGCCGGGGCGGAATACGGCGCGCTCGAGTCGCGTTTCAATCAAGCGTGGGGCGAGCGGGAAGCGGCCGCCCGCGATCTCGCGGCAGCGGAAGGCGCCGCAGGAGCGGCGGCGGCCGACCGGTTCCGCGCGAGCGAAGATGCAGCGAACGCAGTGCGTACCGAGGCGCTAGACCTGGCCGGACGCGTGACGGGCGAGTCATCGCGGGACGTGAACTATATCGTGCCGCATTTCGTCCTCAACTATCTCCCGATCGGCCTCGCGGGACTGTTCATCGCCGCCATCATGGCGGCCGCGATGTCGAGCATATCGTCCGAATTGAACTCCCTGTCGACAGTCACGATCATCGATTTCTATCGCCGCTGGATCCGGCCGGAAGCGACCGACGCCCATTTCCTGATCGTCTCGAAGTTCGCCACGGCCTTCTGGGGCCTGGTCGCCTGCGTCGTCGCCACCTACGCCGCGACCCTGGGCTCGCTCATTGAGGTTGTCAACCGCTTCGGCTCGTTCTTCTACGGCCTGATCCTCGGCGCCTTCATGCTCGCCATGATCCCGTTCGCCCGCGGCTGGCCCGCCTTCGTCGGCCTCCTGGTCGGCATGGGGGCGGTCGCCGCGGTATCGATCGGCGCGCCGTCCATCTCCTTCCTGTGGCACAACGTGATCGGCGCGTTCACCGTCGTGCTGGTCGGAATCGTGCTGAGTATGATGGCGGGAGCCGGGCGCAAATACACCGGTTGAACGAATTCGGGAGCGGGATCGTGTTCGTGTGCGGGAACGGGAACGGCCCACGCCTCGCCATGGAATCCGTTCCCGCACACGATAACCGGACACGCACCCGC
This window encodes:
- a CDS encoding sodium:solute symporter translates to MHPINWIIVGAYLTYVVVDGIRRSKGTKELEGYFLANRSLPWWAVGLSVMATQLSAVTMIGTTGQGATDGMRFIQFYFGLPIAMVVLGVTIVPFLHGARVFTAYEYLERRFNPATRSLVSFLFLCSRGASCGVIIAAPAVVFSAVFGWSLPYAVALIGIPTVLYTMIGGVQAVTWADVKQMVLIVFSLLAIVIVLLVQLPVPPGEALSIAGATGRLRTFDFSFNLTETYTFWSGIIGGFFLMLSYFGTDQSQVQRYLTARSVPEARTSLLMSAYWKIPLQALVLMIGVLIFVFYLFQAPPLLFNPAHQSAVRAEAGAEYGALESRFNQAWGEREAAARDLAAAEGAAGAAAADRFRASEDAANAVRTEALDLAGRVTGESSRDVNYIVPHFVLNYLPIGLAGLFIAAIMAAAMSSISSELNSLSTVTIIDFYRRWIRPEATDAHFLIVSKFATAFWGLVACVVATYAATLGSLIEVVNRFGSFFYGLILGAFMLAMIPFARGWPAFVGLLVGMGAVAAVSIGAPSISFLWHNVIGAFTVVLVGIVLSMMAGAGRKYTG